In Paenibacillus kyungheensis, the following are encoded in one genomic region:
- a CDS encoding DUF2164 domain-containing protein, giving the protein MKPLTLPKEQREHMIAQIQHFFEMERGESIGDLAADSVLDFFLQSAGPLIYNQALADCRTTLNERMAGLEEDIYALEQHPPLRPRR; this is encoded by the coding sequence ATGAAACCATTGACGCTACCGAAAGAACAGCGTGAGCATATGATTGCGCAAATCCAGCATTTTTTTGAAATGGAGCGTGGCGAAAGTATAGGCGATTTGGCTGCTGATTCGGTACTTGATTTCTTTTTGCAATCGGCAGGACCTCTTATTTATAATCAAGCTTTGGCTGATTGTCGTACCACGTTAAATGAACGTATGGCTGGACTGGAAGAAGATATCTATGCTCTGGAACAACACCCTCCTCTTCGTCCACGTCGTTAA
- a CDS encoding response regulator: MLKYQILFKLQLQEKLQKMLEPNAQIPEQELYRLAHSIKGTAGTIELPEWYSEALRLLTTFKEDGQRVFDHEQMVIILEPLYDLIQQSDVEPEVKETAPIEKIPFTITSPTNTTKARTVLIIDDDIGLLTLLKDELVSQNFTVLATTEPEQGLALFYDKRPDCVVLDLVLPGMNGFELLAQIQDLCERHFIPVMIISASGNKETRMHGYAMGAEDFMIKPFDMDEFSLHVRRLTSKRIKLTELLLLDSVTGAYSMPFLERELERYQEQTRVHETEVSLIVIDLQGLRNYNKTYNFAKGDQLLRQVSDTIKLSLRVEDIWAHERAGRFYLLQPGSSPAQSSAFIDRILYSPQVASLIPAGMMRIRYGVVPVFATTDQSQLFDQVNQQLLHLNTALEQGKSVSSIPLQTPSRMSRSVDAKPVVAHPAIPEPTVSNPPVPTVSVNEPLRLAIVDDDPLIRNILERQMFDLEQEYLLDIRVYTDGKEFLNDPWHDESAQYLLILDRMMPRINGMEVLSRLRGEEGSKYTVLMLTGVDDEQGITEAIRAGADDYMTKPFSMMELEARVRRLLNKVGVAL, encoded by the coding sequence ATGTTGAAGTATCAGATTCTTTTCAAACTTCAATTACAAGAAAAATTGCAGAAGATGCTAGAACCTAATGCGCAGATTCCAGAACAGGAATTGTATCGGCTAGCACATTCGATCAAAGGAACAGCAGGCACGATAGAGTTGCCAGAATGGTACTCTGAAGCTTTGCGTTTACTGACCACATTCAAAGAAGACGGTCAACGTGTATTTGACCATGAGCAGATGGTTATTATATTAGAACCATTATATGATCTTATCCAGCAGTCAGATGTGGAGCCTGAAGTTAAAGAGACTGCACCGATCGAGAAGATACCTTTTACAATAACATCCCCTACAAATACGACCAAAGCTCGAACCGTCTTAATTATTGATGATGATATCGGGCTCCTTACTTTATTAAAAGATGAACTGGTCAGTCAAAATTTCACAGTGTTAGCAACGACAGAGCCTGAACAAGGTTTGGCGTTGTTTTATGATAAACGTCCTGATTGTGTTGTGTTGGATTTGGTATTGCCTGGTATGAACGGATTTGAGCTGTTAGCACAGATTCAAGATTTGTGTGAACGTCATTTTATTCCTGTTATGATCATCAGTGCTTCAGGCAATAAAGAAACCCGGATGCATGGTTATGCGATGGGAGCGGAAGACTTTATGATTAAGCCTTTCGATATGGACGAATTTTCTTTGCATGTGCGCCGTTTGACCAGCAAAAGAATCAAGCTGACAGAATTGCTGTTATTAGATAGTGTAACCGGGGCATACAGTATGCCTTTTCTAGAACGTGAATTAGAACGATATCAAGAACAAACGCGAGTACATGAGACAGAAGTATCGTTAATCGTAATCGATCTGCAAGGTCTGCGAAATTACAACAAAACGTATAATTTTGCGAAAGGCGATCAATTATTACGCCAAGTCTCGGATACGATTAAATTGTCTTTACGTGTAGAAGATATATGGGCACACGAACGTGCAGGGCGATTTTATTTGCTACAACCAGGTAGCTCTCCTGCTCAAAGCAGTGCTTTTATTGATCGTATTCTTTATTCGCCTCAAGTCGCATCTTTGATTCCAGCAGGAATGATGCGTATTCGCTATGGCGTGGTACCTGTTTTTGCTACAACCGATCAATCGCAACTATTTGATCAGGTGAATCAGCAATTGTTGCATTTAAATACAGCGCTGGAACAAGGCAAATCAGTATCTTCTATACCGTTACAGACGCCATCCAGAATGAGTAGATCAGTAGACGCTAAGCCTGTTGTTGCACATCCTGCTATACCTGAACCTACTGTAAGTAATCCACCTGTACCGACGGTATCTGTTAACGAACCATTGCGATTAGCGATTGTGGATGATGATCCATTAATACGTAATATTTTGGAACGACAAATGTTCGATCTAGAACAAGAGTATTTACTGGATATTCGTGTCTATACAGATGGCAAAGAATTTTTGAATGATCCGTGGCATGATGAATCTGCTCAATATTTATTGATTTTGGATCGGATGATGCCACGTATTAACGGAATGGAAGTTCTTTCCCGTCTACGTGGTGAAGAAGGTTCAAAGTATACGGTACTGATGTTAACGGGAGTCGACGATGAACAAGGCATTACAGAAGCGATACGTGCTGGAGCAGATGATTATATGACCAAGCCATTTAGTATGATGGAATTGGAAGCTCGTGTACGACGCTTACTGAACAAAGTAGGGGTAGCGTTATGA
- a CDS encoding sigma-70 family RNA polymerase sigma factor has product MTSLFSNHIEHLYVEYRSLLTAVAYRITGMRTEAEDIVQDLFIHLSTSNWNHEQVNNIRAYLIQSTVNRSLNVLESARIKRVEYPGVWLPEPQVNEWSSSSVSSRTSELTESADTSIILTDDISYAVMVLLDQLTPVERAIFVLRQSFDFSYREIAQWMNRSEANCRKIFSRAVPKLQEAQASESIASEHKLAFTRAFLQATQTGNFSSLLELLQQDMRLYTDGGGKVKSALRPIFDRRRVISFFNGIAAKGSLTGEWSIISINGEIGLQLQREGVTVAVYSFRYNASGQVDHIFMISNPDKIS; this is encoded by the coding sequence ATGACTTCTTTATTTAGTAACCATATCGAACACTTATATGTAGAATATCGTTCATTACTGACTGCTGTTGCTTATCGCATTACAGGGATGCGTACCGAAGCTGAAGATATTGTACAAGACCTTTTTATCCATCTGAGTACTAGCAACTGGAATCATGAGCAAGTTAATAATATTCGTGCTTATCTGATTCAGTCGACAGTCAATCGAAGCTTGAATGTACTGGAATCGGCACGAATCAAACGTGTAGAGTATCCGGGGGTATGGTTGCCTGAACCTCAGGTGAACGAATGGTCTTCATCTTCAGTATCTTCACGTACATCGGAGTTAACAGAAAGTGCAGATACTTCTATTATACTAACCGATGATATTAGTTATGCAGTGATGGTACTGCTCGATCAATTGACACCTGTAGAGCGTGCGATTTTTGTATTACGACAATCCTTTGATTTTTCTTATCGAGAGATTGCCCAATGGATGAATCGTTCAGAAGCTAATTGCCGCAAAATATTCAGTCGTGCTGTGCCCAAGCTACAAGAAGCGCAAGCGTCTGAATCGATTGCCTCTGAGCACAAATTAGCATTTACGCGTGCTTTTTTGCAAGCTACTCAGACAGGTAACTTTTCTTCTTTATTGGAATTACTTCAACAGGATATGCGTCTTTACACAGATGGCGGTGGTAAAGTTAAATCGGCTTTACGTCCTATTTTCGATCGTCGACGTGTGATTTCGTTCTTCAATGGTATTGCTGCTAAAGGGTCACTGACAGGAGAATGGTCGATCATATCGATCAATGGTGAAATAGGTCTACAACTTCAGCGTGAAGGGGTAACGGTAGCCGTTTATTCCTTTAGATATAATGCATCAGGACAAGTCGATCATATCTTTATGATCTCGAATCCAGACAAAATTAGCTAA
- a CDS encoding glycosyltransferase family 2 protein — MSGMWADLGLVVYHIIAVITILYVAFSTGAYLLMYFAAAKDLRKDKDVSGLQYSKALENELAPLSILVPAYNEGGNIVSSARSLLSINYKQFEVIVINDGSKDDTAQRMIDEFDMSPISNRVPFSALGKSTAPIRNIYRSLQHPNLVLVDKENGGKADALNAGINVSRYPYFASLDGDTVLDTDAFIKVMKPIMEAKPGEEIIATGGSVGIANGSIVDTGYLSSENVLLSRNPYVVMQVIEYLRGFLMGRIGLSSFNMLILVSGAFGVFKKSWVIEVGGYETETIGEDMELIVRLHRLLRKKKSKGRIIYIPEPVCWTEAPESRKILRRQRIRWQRGLFESLWRNKDMLFNPRYGRIGFAAMPLFMFVELFGPVVELIGLIMIVLGLVLKAGAGWEISASLTLMMILYGSLLSTGAVLFEEWRFHHYNRIADVFRLVLHALSESFWYRPMLTVWRVIGLAQAIRGKKAQWGEMTRVNVIGGSSDTIKMRPESPLIQPKK, encoded by the coding sequence ATGAGCGGAATGTGGGCTGACCTCGGATTAGTTGTTTACCATATCATTGCTGTGATCACGATATTATACGTCGCTTTTTCAACCGGAGCGTATTTGTTAATGTATTTCGCGGCTGCCAAAGATTTGCGCAAAGACAAAGATGTGAGTGGACTTCAATATAGCAAAGCACTCGAAAACGAATTAGCTCCTTTATCGATTCTTGTTCCTGCTTACAATGAAGGTGGTAATATCGTATCCAGTGCTCGTTCACTGCTGAGTATCAATTACAAGCAATTTGAAGTTATCGTAATCAATGATGGTTCCAAAGATGATACTGCGCAACGGATGATTGATGAATTTGATATGTCGCCCATTTCTAATCGTGTTCCTTTTTCAGCATTAGGCAAGTCTACAGCACCGATTCGCAATATTTATCGCTCTTTACAGCATCCCAATCTAGTACTGGTGGATAAAGAAAACGGTGGAAAAGCGGATGCGCTTAATGCAGGCATTAACGTTTCACGTTATCCTTATTTTGCTTCCCTTGATGGAGATACTGTACTGGATACCGATGCTTTTATCAAAGTAATGAAACCTATTATGGAAGCGAAGCCTGGTGAAGAGATTATAGCTACTGGTGGCAGTGTAGGGATTGCCAACGGAAGTATTGTTGATACAGGTTATCTGAGCAGTGAAAATGTACTGCTATCTCGTAATCCATATGTTGTAATGCAAGTTATCGAGTATCTGCGCGGTTTCTTGATGGGACGAATCGGTCTGAGTAGCTTCAATATGTTGATCCTTGTATCCGGTGCATTTGGTGTATTCAAAAAAAGCTGGGTAATCGAAGTAGGCGGTTATGAGACAGAGACAATTGGTGAAGATATGGAGCTGATTGTTCGTCTACATCGTCTATTGCGGAAAAAGAAAAGCAAAGGTCGGATTATCTATATTCCAGAACCTGTCTGCTGGACAGAAGCACCGGAAAGTCGCAAAATCTTACGTCGGCAACGGATTCGCTGGCAACGTGGATTGTTCGAAAGTCTATGGCGGAACAAAGACATGCTGTTCAATCCGCGCTATGGACGCATCGGCTTTGCCGCTATGCCATTATTTATGTTCGTAGAGCTGTTTGGCCCTGTAGTTGAATTGATCGGCTTAATTATGATTGTATTAGGTCTTGTTCTCAAAGCAGGCGCAGGCTGGGAAATCAGTGCATCACTGACATTGATGATGATTTTATACGGTTCGTTATTGTCGACAGGGGCAGTATTATTTGAAGAATGGCGATTCCATCATTATAATCGCATAGCAGATGTATTCCGGCTGGTGCTTCATGCGTTATCCGAATCATTCTGGTATCGTCCGATGCTAACCGTCTGGAGAGTGATCGGGCTAGCTCAAGCGATTCGTGGTAAAAAAGCCCAGTGGGGTGAAATGACACGTGTGAATGTCATCGGTGGCAGTTCAGATACGATCAAAATGCGACCGGAAAGCCCGCTTATTCAACCTAAAAAATAA
- a CDS encoding MFS transporter — MHPNINNTTFTPLRWFTFFIYGTLVIFTSFFQLYLQDIGMSQSEIGALMAIGPLISLLANPFWGFYSDRLQNVRFVLLIMMLGTLLMVQLVFHVHNYTIIYIVMTVFFFFQTPMLAQSNTLILSYIEGTPKKFGGFRLYGSLGWALTAVAAGPVIDRLGVSQIGTVFTVLLLIAIGIILLLPPQTKLPGGSATMNRYAMKKLLGNLYFVGFIVFGILVAIPNAMNSTFVSLYIVELGGTKSMVGWAVFASSIFEAALFLLFDRYLKRNISFMIGWLAIVSLLFTLRWFLMAEATSPWEIIAIQLLHAVTFGGYFYVGTQLTMMFVPKAFRSSGQAIYTMTWSGVSGVIAGFLGGWLFQNFGSEQMYLAGVALSFVGAIGFASMWLNVKRTQYRMEEEDEQY, encoded by the coding sequence TTGCATCCGAATATAAACAACACTACTTTTACACCATTGCGATGGTTTACCTTTTTTATATATGGAACACTGGTTATTTTCACAAGCTTTTTTCAATTATACCTGCAAGATATCGGGATGAGCCAGAGTGAGATTGGGGCTCTGATGGCTATCGGCCCGCTAATCTCGTTACTTGCTAATCCATTTTGGGGATTTTATAGTGATCGTCTACAAAATGTACGATTTGTACTGCTGATTATGATGCTGGGTACGTTGCTAATGGTTCAGCTTGTTTTTCATGTGCACAATTATACGATTATCTATATTGTGATGACAGTATTTTTCTTTTTCCAGACACCGATGTTGGCACAAAGCAATACACTCATTCTTAGTTATATTGAGGGTACACCCAAAAAGTTCGGTGGGTTTCGTCTATACGGTTCACTAGGATGGGCGTTAACTGCTGTTGCCGCAGGGCCTGTTATCGATCGATTAGGAGTCTCTCAAATCGGTACGGTATTTACAGTGTTGCTTCTTATTGCAATCGGTATCATTTTGCTATTACCACCACAGACCAAGTTACCCGGTGGATCAGCAACGATGAACCGTTATGCAATGAAGAAATTACTCGGCAATTTATATTTTGTCGGCTTTATTGTCTTTGGTATTCTGGTTGCGATCCCCAATGCGATGAACAGTACATTTGTATCGCTGTATATTGTTGAACTGGGCGGAACCAAATCGATGGTCGGCTGGGCAGTATTTGCTTCTTCTATTTTTGAAGCGGCTTTGTTTTTGTTATTTGATCGGTATTTGAAACGTAATATTTCTTTTATGATCGGTTGGTTGGCGATTGTCAGTCTACTGTTCACGTTACGCTGGTTTTTGATGGCTGAAGCGACCAGCCCCTGGGAAATTATCGCAATTCAACTGCTTCATGCGGTTACATTCGGTGGTTATTTCTATGTCGGTACACAGCTCACCATGATGTTTGTCCCCAAAGCATTCCGTAGTTCCGGGCAAGCGATCTATACGATGACATGGAGCGGAGTATCCGGTGTAATTGCAGGTTTTCTAGGCGGATGGTTATTTCAAAATTTCGGTTCAGAGCAGATGTATCTAGCCGGTGTTGCTCTTTCCTTTGTGGGAGCGATAGGATTTGCATCGATGTGGCTGAATGTGAAGCGCACGCAATATCGAATGGAAGAAGAGGACGAGCAGTATTAA
- a CDS encoding GNAT family N-acetyltransferase, with amino-acid sequence MSVQPVDKLVTRLSIMNDAQYLIEIDHLVWNDNNTPCVLQYGSRQQYLQDHPPGTQLVAILGEQICGYVGFQHPTYVSTNQHVYDIHIAIHPDYQGKGIGRKLIESLGEFARSQQIRKLTLRVLSTNKEAFQFYKKLGFVENGRLPEEFYINGQYVDDILMTYWL; translated from the coding sequence ATGTCGGTTCAGCCTGTTGATAAGCTAGTGACTCGATTGTCGATTATGAATGATGCTCAATATTTAATAGAAATTGATCATTTGGTATGGAATGATAATAACACTCCATGTGTACTACAATACGGATCACGTCAGCAATATTTGCAAGATCATCCACCGGGTACGCAACTGGTTGCTATATTAGGAGAACAGATCTGCGGATATGTAGGATTTCAACATCCTACGTATGTTTCTACCAATCAACATGTATACGATATTCATATTGCGATTCACCCTGATTATCAAGGCAAAGGAATAGGGCGCAAATTGATCGAATCATTAGGTGAATTTGCTCGGTCACAACAAATACGTAAATTAACGCTTCGTGTGCTTTCAACTAACAAAGAAGCCTTCCAATTCTACAAAAAGCTAGGCTTTGTAGAAAACGGAAGACTTCCTGAAGAGTTCTATATTAACGGGCAATATGTGGATGATATCTTGATGACTTACTGGCTGTAG
- a CDS encoding GNAT family N-acetyltransferase — protein MFTYKLDEEIELRPLEPSHARPIYQLIDQSRSSLRQWLAWVDATNSVAASEEYVRSSMTQAMENGAFNAGIWYKGQLAGIIGFHEINWNHRSVGIGYWLGSHYEGKGLVTSALRVLIDYALIELNLHRVEIRCATGNHRSRAVPQRLGFILEGIIREAELLPIGYVDHAVYGMLQQEWKLKR, from the coding sequence ATGTTTACATATAAATTGGATGAAGAAATCGAATTAAGGCCACTTGAACCCAGTCATGCTCGTCCTATTTATCAGCTTATCGATCAATCCCGTTCTTCTTTACGTCAATGGTTAGCCTGGGTCGACGCGACCAATTCAGTAGCGGCTAGTGAAGAATATGTACGTTCTTCGATGACTCAGGCGATGGAAAATGGCGCTTTTAATGCTGGCATCTGGTACAAAGGTCAACTGGCTGGTATTATCGGATTTCATGAGATCAATTGGAATCATCGTTCAGTCGGGATAGGGTACTGGCTCGGTTCTCATTATGAAGGCAAAGGGTTGGTTACTTCTGCGCTTCGTGTATTAATCGACTATGCACTAATTGAACTGAATCTGCACCGGGTTGAGATTCGCTGTGCTACCGGTAATCATCGCAGTCGCGCAGTTCCTCAGCGTCTGGGCTTTATTTTGGAAGGTATTATTCGGGAAGCTGAATTGTTACCGATTGGTTATGTAGATCATGCAGTGTACGGAATGCTTCAACAAGAATGGAAGTTAAAACGCTAA
- a CDS encoding HEAT repeat domain-containing protein — protein sequence MSIDNILVTIWWATVGVVSLIIVLLLYLMFRKYQRNRRLQAIDRLTEQLAKADSALNQYIATGERSRRMLAKNSLEQKAIEEMLIHRLSLSRSKNETQRIKELSEYYFAESYANDLRSSRWSTRINALLYIEQFQMMSLHSELLQALQRKHCTGDERFLILRILAVFQAPEIMDELESAAIQYSDIQLLQLVLLIKGELLDQLLQQFDKYSPKLRYIIIDSLRINNIRTQEVLQLLEQCMYSNDKEMRIRAMKALANFGYMSPEAADRMEQALTEQQSVSWQERLMRVKVINSTRDERFLPYLEQLVSDDSYEVRLQSAQALLRYRQGVAILEQIATNHPDRFAKEMAQEILERRNYERNVG from the coding sequence ATGAGTATTGATAATATACTGGTAACGATCTGGTGGGCAACTGTCGGAGTGGTGTCATTGATTATCGTACTGTTACTGTATCTGATGTTTCGCAAATATCAACGCAATCGGCGTTTGCAAGCGATAGACCGTTTAACCGAGCAACTTGCCAAAGCAGATTCTGCGCTGAATCAGTATATTGCAACAGGAGAGCGTTCTCGTAGAATGCTGGCTAAAAATAGCTTGGAACAAAAAGCGATAGAAGAAATGTTAATTCATCGCTTATCACTAAGTCGCTCCAAAAATGAAACGCAGCGGATCAAAGAACTAAGTGAGTATTATTTTGCAGAGTCGTATGCCAATGATTTGCGTAGCTCGCGTTGGAGTACTCGTATCAATGCTTTACTTTATATCGAGCAATTTCAGATGATGAGTCTTCACTCGGAGCTTTTACAAGCGTTACAGCGCAAACATTGTACAGGTGATGAGCGCTTTTTGATTTTGCGGATTCTGGCTGTATTTCAAGCTCCTGAGATCATGGATGAACTGGAATCAGCAGCTATCCAATACTCAGACATTCAATTATTGCAGTTGGTGTTGTTAATCAAAGGCGAGCTGTTAGATCAATTGCTACAACAGTTCGATAAATACAGTCCCAAATTACGCTATATCATTATAGATAGTCTGCGGATTAACAATATTCGTACGCAAGAAGTACTGCAATTGTTAGAGCAATGTATGTATTCCAATGATAAAGAAATGCGTATTCGCGCGATGAAAGCACTCGCTAATTTTGGTTATATGAGCCCTGAAGCGGCTGATCGGATGGAACAAGCATTAACTGAACAACAATCTGTATCATGGCAAGAACGATTGATGAGAGTGAAAGTAATCAATAGTACGCGTGATGAACGCTTTTTGCCGTATCTGGAGCAGTTGGTGAGTGATGATTCATACGAAGTTCGTCTGCAATCGGCGCAAGCTTTGCTTCGTTATCGTCAAGGTGTAGCGATATTGGAACAAATAGCGACCAATCACCCTGACCGATTTGCAAAAGAGATGGCACAAGAGATATTGGAAAGGAGAAATTATGAGCGGAATGTGGGCTGA
- a CDS encoding MFS transporter, with product MNWLRSYPREIQVFLLASLISAAGGSLMWPLTTLYVYQELGRTMTDAGFVVLLQSLGGIGGQLLGGTLYHRLGVKKLIVGSLSLNALCLFALPFVSQNWHLYMITMIFVGLFNAMSLPAIQAFIGFRFADRRGQLFNIVYVANNIGVALGTALCGVLADISYHLTFVLNGVSCALFAGFFFVYLTKIGEGERTRVQEEDVHNPGRPQVHTEKRPLWLLSQVRVYLYMGIGSLFLWLGNSIWNTGVSPFIVSSGMLISYYSLLWTLNGVLIFAGQPFVNFIRRVAARTAEAQMTASALFYLFGYIVILGFHNYPAMIVAMILITFGEMLLSPAIPSYVSEKTGLYAPFYLGVAGGIGAVGRVIGPYIMGVFYDAGGLHPVAWVAVLAGILSLAFFMLHHYVQRKAVSLPQSSS from the coding sequence ATGAATTGGCTTAGATCGTATCCACGCGAAATACAAGTTTTTTTACTGGCTAGCCTGATCAGTGCAGCAGGTGGATCATTAATGTGGCCCCTAACTACACTTTATGTCTATCAGGAGCTCGGTCGCACGATGACCGATGCAGGTTTTGTAGTTCTTTTGCAATCACTGGGTGGTATCGGTGGACAATTGCTTGGAGGTACATTATATCATCGTCTAGGTGTCAAAAAGTTAATCGTAGGTTCATTGTCATTAAATGCATTGTGTTTGTTTGCATTGCCTTTTGTCAGTCAGAACTGGCATCTGTATATGATTACAATGATATTTGTAGGATTATTTAATGCGATGTCTTTGCCAGCTATTCAAGCATTTATAGGCTTTCGCTTTGCAGATCGCCGCGGACAATTATTCAATATTGTATATGTTGCTAACAATATTGGGGTGGCACTAGGAACCGCTCTATGCGGAGTGCTAGCAGATATTTCGTATCATTTAACATTTGTACTTAACGGGGTAAGTTGTGCATTGTTTGCCGGTTTCTTTTTTGTATATTTGACCAAAATCGGCGAAGGCGAACGTACTCGTGTGCAGGAAGAAGATGTACATAATCCGGGTCGACCACAAGTCCATACAGAAAAGCGTCCATTATGGTTACTATCTCAAGTGAGAGTCTACTTATATATGGGAATTGGTTCGTTGTTTCTATGGTTAGGTAATTCAATCTGGAATACAGGCGTATCTCCTTTTATCGTCAGTTCAGGTATGTTAATTAGTTATTACAGTCTGTTATGGACGTTAAACGGTGTATTGATCTTCGCAGGTCAACCGTTCGTGAATTTTATCCGCCGCGTAGCTGCTCGGACAGCTGAAGCTCAAATGACTGCCAGTGCTCTTTTTTATTTGTTTGGCTATATTGTTATTTTAGGATTTCATAATTATCCGGCGATGATTGTAGCGATGATTCTGATTACATTTGGCGAGATGTTGTTATCTCCAGCTATTCCTTCGTATGTCTCTGAAAAAACCGGATTGTATGCTCCATTCTATCTAGGAGTAGCCGGAGGAATAGGTGCAGTCGGACGGGTCATCGGGCCCTATATTATGGGCGTATTTTATGATGCTGGTGGGCTTCATCCTGTAGCATGGGTGGCTGTATTAGCAGGTATTCTTTCTTTAGCATTCTTTATGCTTCATCATTATGTACAAAGAAAAGCAGTATCACTTCCTCAGTCTTCTAGCTAA
- a CDS encoding glutamine--tRNA ligase/YqeY domain fusion protein — MEHTNTPPNFIKTVIAEDLQSGKVKKVVTRFPPEPNGYLHIGHAKAIWINFELAKEFGGSTNLRFDDTNPAKEDVEYVKSIEEDVKWLGYEWTGKYFASDYFDTMYEKAELLIQKGLAYVDDQSADQIREMRGTLTEPGTNSPYRERTIEENLDLFRRMRAGEFGNGERVLRAKIDMASPNINLRDPVIYRIAHLEHHNTGDKWCIYPMYTFAHPLEDAIEHVTHSLCSIEFEDQRPFYDWVIRECEVEAEPHQYEFGRLNLAQTLTSKRKLKQLVDENIVDGWDDPRMPTISGLRRRGYTPEGIRAFVYETGISKSQGVVDLQTLDHFVREDLKLRVPRTMGILRPLKVVITNYPEGQVEMLDAENNTENEEMGIRQIPFSREIYIEQDDFMENPPNKYFRLFPGNEVRLKHAYFIKCNDVIKDEEGNVTEIHCTYDVETKSGSGFTGRKVKGTIHWVEASQAVPAEFRLYEPLITAEEADAELTDENEETAEKTFLDYLNPKSLEVVHGFVEPGLKDSKGYDRYQFFRHGYFSADPKYTMPGDPVFNLVVSMKSSFKLPKA, encoded by the coding sequence GTGGAGCATACAAATACCCCGCCTAATTTTATAAAAACAGTAATTGCGGAAGACCTACAGTCCGGTAAAGTTAAAAAGGTCGTTACCCGTTTCCCACCAGAACCGAACGGTTATCTCCATATTGGTCATGCCAAAGCAATCTGGATTAACTTTGAACTAGCGAAAGAATTCGGTGGTAGTACGAACTTACGCTTTGATGATACGAATCCGGCAAAAGAAGATGTAGAATACGTAAAATCGATCGAAGAAGATGTAAAATGGTTAGGTTATGAATGGACAGGCAAATATTTTGCTTCCGATTACTTCGATACGATGTATGAAAAAGCAGAGCTGTTAATTCAAAAAGGACTTGCTTATGTGGATGATCAATCTGCTGATCAAATTCGTGAAATGCGTGGAACACTAACCGAGCCGGGTACTAACAGCCCGTATCGTGAACGTACTATTGAAGAAAACTTAGATCTATTCCGCCGTATGCGTGCAGGTGAATTCGGTAATGGTGAACGTGTATTGCGTGCCAAAATAGATATGGCTTCACCTAATATCAATCTGCGTGATCCGGTAATCTACCGTATTGCTCATTTAGAGCATCACAATACAGGTGACAAATGGTGCATTTATCCAATGTATACTTTTGCTCATCCATTAGAAGATGCGATTGAACATGTAACACATTCACTGTGTTCGATTGAATTTGAAGACCAACGTCCATTCTATGATTGGGTGATTCGTGAGTGTGAAGTGGAAGCAGAACCTCATCAATACGAATTCGGTCGCTTGAATCTGGCACAGACGTTAACCAGTAAACGTAAGCTAAAACAATTGGTAGACGAGAATATTGTGGATGGTTGGGATGATCCACGTATGCCGACGATCTCAGGATTACGTCGTCGTGGATATACACCGGAAGGTATTCGCGCATTTGTCTATGAGACGGGTATTTCCAAAAGTCAGGGCGTTGTTGATCTACAAACACTAGATCATTTTGTACGTGAAGACTTAAAATTGCGTGTTCCTCGTACAATGGGTATTTTGCGTCCACTTAAAGTGGTGATTACAAACTATCCTGAAGGACAAGTTGAAATGTTAGATGCAGAAAATAACACTGAAAATGAAGAAATGGGTATTCGCCAAATTCCATTTTCACGTGAAATTTATATCGAGCAAGATGACTTTATGGAGAATCCACCGAATAAATATTTCCGTCTATTCCCGGGCAATGAAGTTCGCCTAAAACATGCTTACTTTATCAAATGTAACGATGTGATCAAAGATGAAGAAGGCAATGTAACAGAAATTCATTGTACGTATGATGTAGAAACGAAAAGCGGTAGCGGATTTACAGGACGTAAAGTCAAAGGAACGATTCATTGGGTTGAAGCAAGCCAAGCCGTTCCAGCGGAATTCCGTCTGTATGAGCCATTGATTACGGCTGAAGAAGCAGATGCAGAATTAACCGATGAGAACGAAGAGACTGCTGAAAAAACGTTTTTGGATTATTTGAATCCAAAATCACTTGAAGTGGTACATGGATTTGTAGAGCCTGGCTTGAAAGATTCAAAAGGTTATGATCGTTACCAATTTTTCCGTCATGGTTATTTCAGTGCTGATCCGAAATATACAATGCCAGGTGATCCGGTATTTAACCTTGTTGTATCGATGAAGAGTTCATTCAAATTACCAAAAGCGTAA